The following proteins come from a genomic window of Rutidosis leptorrhynchoides isolate AG116_Rl617_1_P2 chromosome 10, CSIRO_AGI_Rlap_v1, whole genome shotgun sequence:
- the LOC139870912 gene encoding uncharacterized protein, translated as MDINSFFEKKIGDGRDTLFWKDIWIGDICLKDRFPRLFRLENNQEAYVKERIHDSNGSRLFTWNWTREVTGRVLGELNQLKTLIISNITLSEGPSDWKWILDNSAIYNSKLVSTKIDALTIQRLGQSQETMRNNFIPRKINIFVWRIVRGRLPVRA; from the coding sequence ATGGATATTAACTCTTTTTTTGAGAAAAAGATAGGTGATGGCCGAGACACTCTCTTTTGGAAAGACATTTGGATTGGAGACATTTGCTTGAAAGACAGGTTCCCTCGATTATTCAGATTAGAAAACAACCAGGAAGCTTATGTGAAAGAAAGAATTCATGACTCTAATGGATCAAGGCTGTTTACGTGGAACTGGACAAGAGAAGTAACGGGTCGAGTACTAGGAGAGCTGAATCAACTCAAGACATTGATCATCAGTAACATTACTCTTAGTGAAGGTCCTTCAGATTGGAAGTGGATACTGGATAACAGCGCTATATACAATTCTAAGTTAGTGTCCACCAAAATCGATGCTTTAACAATTCAGAGATTGGGACAATCACAGGAAACGATGAGGAACAATTTCATTCCAAGAAAGATCAACATTTTTGTATGGCGAATTGTACGTGGAAGATTACCGGTTAGAGCATAA